The Ananas comosus cultivar F153 linkage group 2, ASM154086v1, whole genome shotgun sequence genome contains a region encoding:
- the LOC109725574 gene encoding uncharacterized protein LOC109725574 isoform X2 yields the protein METTKCLVLLFVTAILLNGFCSVSAASPARGLFSNAISILWKQLWSLKSSPKTAISGRSMMKFESGYTVETVFDGSKLGIEPHAVEMSPSGDLLILDSANSNIHRVSLPLSKYSRPKLVAGSAEGYSGHVDGKPREARMNHPKGFTVDDKGNIYVADAMNMAVRKISASGITTIAGGKWNRGGHIDGASEDAKFSTDFEVVYIGSSCSLLVIDRGNQAIREIQLHFDDCAYHYETGFPLGIAVLLAAGFFGYMLALLQKQVGLMFSSASTNEPQTPTKPSMPPYQKPMKRSLRPPLIPPEDETTNHEDEEGGYVSSIGKLLGGIKSSTLQILGAVSLFSKKKPPTNQSQPYNPRDNPWPSQESFVVPDDEPPPPLEGRTPNPKRTYAFMSKEPQKIHHLRHAQPNYFNGWDGDHHHQQQQQQRQQQQVQYHRHYSSGPQTYYEQSYESNNEIVFGAVQEMDSKRRGADIRAMNYEDHLYEQYGIRYRNSYMGYSNNN from the exons ATGGAGACGACGAAGTGCTTAGTTTTGCTTTTTGTGACCGCGATTTTGCTCAATGGCTTTTGCTCCGTCTCTGCTGCTTCTCCAGCAC GTGGGCTCTTCTCCAACGCGATTTCGATCCTCTGGAAGCAGCTATGGTCTCTGAAATCGTCCCCCAAAACAG CGATCTCTGGGCGTTCGATGATGAAGTTCGAGAGCGGGTACACCGTGGAAACGGTGTTCGACGGGAGCAAGCTCGGGATCGAACCTCACGCCGTGGAGATGAGTCCGAGCGGGGATCTCCTTATTTTGGATTCCGCGAATAGCAACATCCATAGGGTTTCGTTGCCATTATCAAAAT ACAGTAGACCTAAGCTTGTTGCCGGTTCGGCAGAAGGGTATTCTGGTCACGTCGACGGGAAGCCGCGGGAAGCCAGGATGAACCATCCAAAAGGATTTACAGTAGATGATAAGGGAAACATTTACGTCGCCGACGCAATGAACATGGCAGTTAGGAAGATCAGTGCTTCAG GGATTACAACCATTGCTGGAGGAAAATGGAATAGAGGAGGGCACATCGATGGGGCAAGTGAGGATGCAAAATTTTCTACCGACTTTGAAGTTGTTTACATTGGTAGTAGCTGTTCCCTTCTGGTCATAGATAGAGGAAACCAGGCGATCCGGGAGATCCAACTTCATTTCGATGACTGTGCTTACCATTATGAAACCGGTTTTCCTTTAG GAATTGCTGTGCTCCTTGCTGCTGGCTTCTTTGGTTACATGCTTGCTTTGCTCCAAAAGCAAGTAGGATTGATGTTCTCATCGGCATCCACGAAT GAACCTCAAACTCCTACAAAACCAAGCATGCCTCCCTACCAAAAGCCAATGAAACGATCTCTCCGGCCTCCACTAATCCCACCGGAGGATGAAACCACAAACCATGAGGATGAAGAAGGTGGCTACGTTTCGTCAATAGGAAAGCTCCTTGGTGGAATCAAATCATCTACATTACAAATTCTTGGTGCTGTATCCCTGTTTTCAAAAAAGAAACCACCAACTAATCAATCTCAGCCCTACAATCCTAGGGATAACCCTTGGCCGTCTCAAGAAAGCTTTGTCGTCCCTGATGATGAGCCGCCGCCACCACTAGAAGGAAGAACCCCTAATCCTAAAAGGACCTATGCTTTCATGTCCAAAGAGCCACAAAAGATCCACCACCTCCGGCACGCCCAACCGAATTATTTTAATGGGTGGGATGgagatcatcatcatcagcaacagcagcagcagcggcagcagcagcaggtgcAGTATCACCGGCATTACTCTTCGGGCCCACAGACTTATTATGAGCAGAGCTATGAATCAAATAATGAGATCGTA
- the LOC109725574 gene encoding uncharacterized protein LOC109725574 isoform X1 yields METTKCLVLLFVTAILLNGFCSVSAASPAQIAGGLFSNAISILWKQLWSLKSSPKTAISGRSMMKFESGYTVETVFDGSKLGIEPHAVEMSPSGDLLILDSANSNIHRVSLPLSKYSRPKLVAGSAEGYSGHVDGKPREARMNHPKGFTVDDKGNIYVADAMNMAVRKISASGITTIAGGKWNRGGHIDGASEDAKFSTDFEVVYIGSSCSLLVIDRGNQAIREIQLHFDDCAYHYETGFPLGIAVLLAAGFFGYMLALLQKQVGLMFSSASTNEPQTPTKPSMPPYQKPMKRSLRPPLIPPEDETTNHEDEEGGYVSSIGKLLGGIKSSTLQILGAVSLFSKKKPPTNQSQPYNPRDNPWPSQESFVVPDDEPPPPLEGRTPNPKRTYAFMSKEPQKIHHLRHAQPNYFNGWDGDHHHQQQQQQRQQQQVQYHRHYSSGPQTYYEQSYESNNEIVFGAVQEMDSKRRGADIRAMNYEDHLYEQYGIRYRNSYMGYSNNN; encoded by the exons ATGGAGACGACGAAGTGCTTAGTTTTGCTTTTTGTGACCGCGATTTTGCTCAATGGCTTTTGCTCCGTCTCTGCTGCTTCTCCAGCAC aAATCGCAGGTGGGCTCTTCTCCAACGCGATTTCGATCCTCTGGAAGCAGCTATGGTCTCTGAAATCGTCCCCCAAAACAG CGATCTCTGGGCGTTCGATGATGAAGTTCGAGAGCGGGTACACCGTGGAAACGGTGTTCGACGGGAGCAAGCTCGGGATCGAACCTCACGCCGTGGAGATGAGTCCGAGCGGGGATCTCCTTATTTTGGATTCCGCGAATAGCAACATCCATAGGGTTTCGTTGCCATTATCAAAAT ACAGTAGACCTAAGCTTGTTGCCGGTTCGGCAGAAGGGTATTCTGGTCACGTCGACGGGAAGCCGCGGGAAGCCAGGATGAACCATCCAAAAGGATTTACAGTAGATGATAAGGGAAACATTTACGTCGCCGACGCAATGAACATGGCAGTTAGGAAGATCAGTGCTTCAG GGATTACAACCATTGCTGGAGGAAAATGGAATAGAGGAGGGCACATCGATGGGGCAAGTGAGGATGCAAAATTTTCTACCGACTTTGAAGTTGTTTACATTGGTAGTAGCTGTTCCCTTCTGGTCATAGATAGAGGAAACCAGGCGATCCGGGAGATCCAACTTCATTTCGATGACTGTGCTTACCATTATGAAACCGGTTTTCCTTTAG GAATTGCTGTGCTCCTTGCTGCTGGCTTCTTTGGTTACATGCTTGCTTTGCTCCAAAAGCAAGTAGGATTGATGTTCTCATCGGCATCCACGAAT GAACCTCAAACTCCTACAAAACCAAGCATGCCTCCCTACCAAAAGCCAATGAAACGATCTCTCCGGCCTCCACTAATCCCACCGGAGGATGAAACCACAAACCATGAGGATGAAGAAGGTGGCTACGTTTCGTCAATAGGAAAGCTCCTTGGTGGAATCAAATCATCTACATTACAAATTCTTGGTGCTGTATCCCTGTTTTCAAAAAAGAAACCACCAACTAATCAATCTCAGCCCTACAATCCTAGGGATAACCCTTGGCCGTCTCAAGAAAGCTTTGTCGTCCCTGATGATGAGCCGCCGCCACCACTAGAAGGAAGAACCCCTAATCCTAAAAGGACCTATGCTTTCATGTCCAAAGAGCCACAAAAGATCCACCACCTCCGGCACGCCCAACCGAATTATTTTAATGGGTGGGATGgagatcatcatcatcagcaacagcagcagcagcggcagcagcagcaggtgcAGTATCACCGGCATTACTCTTCGGGCCCACAGACTTATTATGAGCAGAGCTATGAATCAAATAATGAGATCGTA